The Hippoglossus hippoglossus isolate fHipHip1 chromosome 21, fHipHip1.pri, whole genome shotgun sequence genome contains a region encoding:
- the LOC117755306 gene encoding protein CXorf21: MLCEGRLFSMTFGESEEPDFLPPQKVLQSAYGQPRAAATLMSGSATHAPPIHRTSSEPIGSMEDRRTSVEMNTPPPLSCSLHWDPLCRQISAELEIPAQARSGSDAPFLVPSFCQSICQNYSDLHIGGDQVLPLSANDGKLRLCTDAQPPGPFLQSCDVPPAVEDSLPGQTSQGGLLCPMRGGWRQGSARDRSFLFQGRDGPFSNSLLNRYLEQKLLDLYQQYTMENMARDESDQGPVCPLMASELVLTSLDQITMKLSREGNLEANLAKDMVLSCLLRVAGDMQSSEISTPVLQISDEESREQLTENKEE, from the coding sequence ATGCTTTGTGAAGGCAGATTGTTTAGCATGACCTTCGGTGAATCGGAGGAGCCGgacttcctccctcctcagaAGGTTCTTCAGAGTGCTTATGGGCAGCCGAGAGCAGCTGCCACCCTCATGTCAGGCTCCGCTACGCACGCCCCCCCCATTCATCGTACTTCCTCCGAGCCGATAGGTAGCATGGAAGACAGGAGGACTTCAGTGGAGATGAACACCCCCCCGCCACTGTCCTGCTCTCTCCACTGGGACCCTCTGTGCAGACAGATATCTGCAGAGTTAGAGATCCCAGCTCAGGCTCGCTCAGGTAGCGATGCCCCTTTCCTGGTCCCCTCCTTCTGTCAGAGCATCTGCCAGAACTACAGTGACCTCCACATTGGAGGTGACCAGGTGCTGCCTCTGTCAGCGAATGATGGTAAGCTGAGGCTCTGCACTGACGCTCAGCCTCCTGGCCCCTTCCTCCAGTCCTGTGATGTCCCCCCAGCTGTGGAGGAttctctcccaggacagacatCTCAGGGTGGGCTTCTGTGTCCAATGAGGGGAGGATGGAGACAGGGTAGTGCCCGTGATCGGAGCTTTTTATTCCAAGGCCGAGATGGGCCATTCTCCAACTCCCTTCTAAATCGCTACCTGGAGCAGAAACTATTGGATCTGTACCAGCAATATACAATGGAGAACATGGCGAGAGATGAATCTGACCAAGGCCCCGTTTGCCCTCTGATGGCGTCAGAGTTGGTTCTGACCAGCCTGGACCAGATCACCATGAAGCTGAGTCGCGAGGGGAACCTGGAGGCCAACCTGGCCAAGGACATGGTCCTAAGCTGCCTGCTGCGGGTGGCTGGTGACATGCAGTCGAGTGAGATCAGTACACCC
- the LOC117755285 gene encoding uncharacterized protein C13orf42: MFRKINNVFRPNQHGHRGQDAGECRSEQDYHRACTVRLVRSTSMLVVGERSQATAGVSSTLKRSKSSVSIESTLYYYQRQEDRIWLYSQNQNCLEYLEALVALRRRYTQSVSDLKSSDIQATVASSRKKPAPPPPTKQEPVPRAKPSAPPAPTEEDTLQFFDSVIASCDEPPRKPYLDDGHADVDFIVASSSAEHDLHSNWVLRVPRVADDSKEKAVRQCAKESKKKPQSGSTSSRLRLQRNPIHLPKVVESAFQTLRFKPKLKKKSEA; this comes from the exons ATGTTCAGGAAAATCAACAATGTCTTCCGTCCCAACCAGCATGGACACAGAGGCCAGGATGCAGGTGAGTGCAGGAGCGAACAGGACTACCACAGAGCCTGCACCGTCAGGCTGGTCCGCAGCACCTCCATGCTCGTGGTGGGGGAGAGAAGCCAGGCGACGGCCGGCGTAAGCTCCACTTTGAAACGCAGCAAGAGCTCAGTGAGCATCGAGTCGACCTTGTACTATTACCAGAGGCAAGAGGACCGGATATGGCTGTACTCTCAGAACCAGAACTGCCTGGAGTACCTGGAGGCCCTGGTGGCTCTGAGGCGGCGCTACACCCAGAGTGTGAGCGACCTGAAGAGCAGCGACATCCAGGCCACCGTGGCCTCCTCCAGGAAAAAGCCTGCACCCCCACCGCCCACTAAACAGGAGCCG GTACCAAGAGCCAAACCCTCTGCTCCTCCGGCCCCCACAGAGGAGGACACTCTGCAGTTCTTTGACTCGGTCATCGCCAGCTGTGATGAGCCTCCGCGTAAACCTTACCTGGATGATGGACATGCAGATGTGGACTTCATAG TCGCCTCCAGCTCAGCTGAACACGACCTCCACTCCAATTGGGTCTTGCGGGTTCCTCGTGTCGCCGATGACTCCAAGGAGAAGGCTGTTCGTCAGTGTGCCAAGGAAAGCAAGAAGAAACCCCAGAGCGGGTCCACGAGCAGCAGACTGCGGCTTCAGAGGAACCCGATCCACCTGCCCAAGGTGGTGGAGAGCGCCTTCCAGACTCTGCGCTTCAAGcccaaattaaaaaagaagagtGAGGCTTGA